The following is a genomic window from Marinitoga litoralis.
CGCCAGGAGCAGGAGCTGAGTAGCCAAGTACCTGACCGATAACCGCTGAAAGCATCTAAGCGGGAAACGGGCCCCGAGATGAGGTTTCCCACTCTTTGGAGGTAAGGGCAGTTCGAGACTAGGACGTAGATAGGCCGGAGGTGTAAGTACAGTGATGTATTGAGCCGACCGGTACTAATAGCCCGAGGCCTTGACCTTATTAAGTAACTATGCACATGTGAATGAGAATTGAGGGGTGCAGATACCAGATATGGAAACACGCGGATCCATGCCGAACCCGACCGTTAAGCATATCTGGGCCGATGGTAGTATGGGAGATCCATGCGAGAGTAGGTAGCGCCCCTCTTTTTATTTTTCCCCCTGTCTAACAGCAGGGGGTTTTGTTTTTTTTATGTGATATTAGAAGAAAATAATAAGTTCTACAATAATAAAAAATGTATTCTCTCAAGTGATGATAAAGATAAAAAATTCGAAATAATATAAATATCATACTTTCAATGTGTAAATGGGAAAATAAAAATGTCAAAAAAAGAATTAAGATTTAAATTGTGATGTATTTATAATTATATAATCTACAGTTATTATGGTTTTTTCTAATTGAAAATTTGTATCAATTAGAAAATACTTATTAATACTTTGTTTTTTGATATCTAAGTTCTTCTTTAATTCTTAGAAAGATTCACTAACATATTTTATTAGTATTGATTCCATAGAATAAACTCAAGCGAGGTAAATCCCCGCTTGAGTTTATTTTTATTATTTCTTACCATCTACCTCTTGGCATTGGTTGTTGATTTGGATATTGTTGTTGTCCTTGATAACCTGGCATTTGAAAGTTGCCTCTTGGATCTTGATTCATTTGTCTTGGAGCAAAATTTCCATTTGGAGCTTGTGGACCATAACAATCATTTTGCATTTGGAAATTCCCTCTTGGGGCAAAATTCCAATTTGGAGTTTGATTCATGTTTCTACCTCTAGGAGCAAAGTTTCTATTTGGAGCTTGATTCATAGGAACTTGATTCATATTTCTTCCTCTAAATCCTTGATTTGCAAATGGAGCTTTTGGTGTGTAACCTGGTAATTGAGTATTTGCTCCCATAGCAGCCCCTCTAAAACCATTTAAAACTACTTCTTCACCATCAACTTTTGTTTCAATTGGTCTAAATATTTTGCTATCTTTTAAAACAACTTCAAACCCTTTTAATTCAATTGATTTTCCTACTTCTAAATCTTTTGCGAAATAATAATTTGCATGAATTTCTACAACATCTCCATCATCTGTTTTTACTTTGATAATTAATAGACCAGGAAAATCTTTGCTTTCTTCAATAGAATCAATAGTACCAGTAACTGTAATTAAACTCTCTTCATCAAATAAGTATCCACCATGAACACCTTGATAATTTTGAAAAACAGGAGCATTAGGATCTTGATTTACTCTAGGAGCATTAGCGTTAAAAGCAAAGATAGAAGTTACCATTAATCCACCTACTAATAATACAGTTAAAAACTTTTTCATAATAACACCTCCACAGTATTTTTTAATTTTTTGTTTTTGTCTTTCGACACTAGTATAATAACTTATAATCCTTAAAGAAAACTTAGTATTTCCTTAGAATTTCCTTAGAAAATATATAAAAAAAATGGCCGCATTGCAGCCATTTAATAAATATTATTTTTTAATTAAAATAATACCGTTAATAATGCTCAGTATAAATAGAATTATTGATACAGAAATAAATGAAATATTAAAAGAATAAACATCTGCAACTCTTCCAAAAATCGGGAAAAATATAATCATATATAAGCTATATACCATAGAACACATTGATAATATTGTAGCTCTTTTTTCACTAGGTATTCTTTTATTCACATAATCAATGTATACAATATATAATATTCCATTTAAACCACCTAATAGTATATTAAAGATATATGGAATGGTTGATATCAATCCAAATGATAATAATGAATATACAATAGGAATAAAGATTAATAATTTTTTTAAGCCGAATTTCTTTTCAATTTTGTGAGTAAAAAATGACATTATAGCACTAAAAATCCCTGATAAAGCCATTATTATACCAATTTGAAATTGATTTATTCCAAGTGATAAAAAATAATTTTGTAAATAAAAGAAAAATAAAGTTCCAACAACTAACATACCTTCAGAGAAAAAAATTAAATATAATACATCCTTTTTGTCTTTTAATAATATGAAACTATTATAGGCATTAACAAAAACATCTTTAAATGGAGTTTTTTCTTTCTTTTCTATTATTTTGGGTTCTTTAAAAGTAAGAGAATGAATTATTGTAATTAATCCTAATAGTGAAGCACATATAAAAACATATTCATATTTAATTTTAGCAATATAACCGCCTAATAAGTATCCACTAATCATACCAATTTGAGTCAAAAGTTCAATTCTACCAGCGATTTTCATATATTCATTATCTTTATTTAATTCTTTTAAAGAATCATATATTAAAGCTTGTCCTGCTCCAGATTCTAAATTATATGATAATGCCATTAAAGCCATAGCTAATGCAAAATGGAAAAAGTTATTTCCATATAACATAGTAATACTAGATATAACCCAAAAAACTCTTCCTAAAACTCTACTAGTTTTTCTTCCAAAAATATCTGCAACAGATCCAGTAGGTATTTCCATTAAAAATGAAGTTACATGAAATAATCCTTCGAGCAATCCAATTTGAGTTAAACTCATACCCCTATATGCTAAATATAACATCCAAACAGTACTTAACAAATTAAAATTATTCAAAAAAGAGTATATATATTCTCTAGTAATATTCTTTTTCATTTGCAAAATATAATTCATATTATCCTCCATTATTATTAACATCCTTATTATTTTATCATAATATATGGATATTACAAGTCAAATATATGATTTTAATTGGAATATATATTATATATATAATAAAAGGAGAGCGCGAGCTCTCCTTTTATTATTCTGGCTTATTATTTAATATTTTTTCAATTTCTTGCATTATTTCATCAGTTAATTTTTCTTTTACTTCTACAGCTTTCATGTTTTCTTTAACTTGTTCTACTCTACTTGCACCTGTAATAACAGTAGAAACATTAGGATTTTTTAATAACCAAGCTAATGCTAGTTGAGACATTGAAACATCTAAATCTTTTGCTATATTACTTAATTTTCTAACTTTTTCAATGTTTTCATCTGAGAATAAACCATTTTCTTTCATATGTTCAGCTAAACTCTTAAATTTAGCTAATCTACTATCTTCTGGAATACCATTATTATATTTTCCTGTTAATAATCCACTTGCTAAAGGACTCCATGTAGTTAAACCAAGACCATATTTTTCATATAATGGTTTAAATTCTTTTTCAACCTTCTCTCTTACAAACATGTTGTATTGTGGTTGTTCCATAGTTGGTGGAATACAATTTAATTCTTTAGCGGCTTTATGAGCAGCTTCTATTTGTTCAGCGCTCCATTCAGAAGTACCCCAATATAATGCTAAACCATTTCTTACAACATAATCCATTGCTAAAACAGTTTCTTCAATTGGTGTTTCTGGATCAGGTCTGTGACAAAAAATTAGATCAACATAATCAACTTGTAGTCTTTTTAATGATTCCCAAGTTCCTTCTAAAATATGTTTTCTAGATAATCCAGTATCATTTGGTCCATTTCCACCCCAGAAAATTTTAGTAGAAATAACTAAATCTGTTCTTCTATATTCTTTTAAAGCCATACCCATTAGAGATTCAGATAATCCGTTTGCATATGCTTCTGCATTATCAAAAAAGTTAACTCCATGATTAAATGCTTCTCTCATACAAGCCTTTACATTTGCAACATCTAATTGATTTCCAAATGTAAGCCAAGAACCGAAAGATAATTCACTTACTTTAATACCAGCTTTTCCAAGTCTTCTATATTCCATTTTAACCCCTCCCGAAATTTAATTAGCTATACTAATTATAACACATTTAAATATGAAATCAAAATAAAATTATAAATATAAATTATTTAAATATTTCAAAGGAACTAGGTAATAATGTATTTTCTAATTTTCTTTGATTGAAAATATATCTACCATCGCAAACAAACCCTAAATCTTCCCAATCAACATTATTTAGCATATCTTTAAATTTAACAATATCAATATCTTTTTTTGGAAAAATACCCAATATACTACCATCATAATATATAGAATCATGTAAGAAAAAAGGTTTCTTATCTCTAGTTCTTGCATTAACATATACTCTAGGATTATTGGAAATATAAAAATCTCTTCCCCATTTATACCAATTATTTTCATTAAATTTTCTAATTTTTCTTTTAATTAGTTTTTTCTTATTTTTTATCAAATGATCATTTATTATATTAAATATCATTTTCTTAGTTTTTCCGGTTTTTTTAGTATATGAACAAACAACATCAACGTTACCACTTTCATGAGTAAAGATATCATCAGCACCGCTTGCTCCGCCAACTTTGACATATGCTATATCTTTAAGTTTAATTGTATAATTATTGTTTTTTAAGAATAAATAATGTCCTTCAACGTTATAAAAGTATCTAATTTCTCCATTATAATTTACTTTCCTATTAAAGATATTTTTTTCATATCTCCAAATAACAACATTAGGAGAAAATTCATACCCAAAAACTCTTTTATCGCCAAACTCAATTACATCAGTAATAGTTCCATTTTCAAAAAGTAAATTATTTAAATTTACTGCTGAAGTTAAACTAAAAAAATCTCTAGGAGTAATAAATATTATTTCCCCATTATCTGTTAAATGCAAAAATGATTTATATATGAAAAATAAAAATAAATTTGCACGTCTATCAAAGATATCCATGGGGAGTTTTTTCTTAGTAGTTTTTAAAATATCTTTATAAGCTACATATGGTGGATTACCAATTATAGTATCAAACTTTTCTGAAAGGGGATAATCAAAAAAATCCATTTTTAAGCATTTGGATATTTCCAAATCTTTTTCTATTCCAATAATATTTTTATTTTTTAGTAAACGAACAAAAATCCCATCTCCACAAGATGGTTCTAATATTCTATTTCCATTTTTAATTAATTTCACCATTTTTTTTGCGATATTTTCTGGAGTAAAAACTTGCCCAAGTCTTTTTATCTTATAATCTTCTTTAGCCATAGCAACTCCTTAATTAGATATATATTACAAACGCGCCTAATATTAGTAGTATTGTTCCCAAAACCCTAATAGCAACTTTTTCTTTAAATATAAATTTTGCAAAAAATGCTGTAATAAGAGCTGAACTCATAGAAACAGGTTCAGCAACACTTACATCTATATATTTAAACATATTTAATAATGCAATATATGAATAAGCATTTGAAATTCCACCTGATACTAAAGGTGAAATTTTATTTTTTATTATCCTTATATGAGGTTTGATTGACTTATATTTTATCAAAGTAACTATAAAAAAGTATATACTAACTATTAAATATATTGAAATTGAATAACTTAATGAATCTACATTTCTAATTAAATATCCATCTATTGTTCTACCTATTGCCATTAATCCGGAAGAGACCAACATAGCAACGGCTCCTTTGCTTTTTAAAATATTAATATATGACATTTTTAAATTATTATCTTTCTTTAAAAATGAAACACCATATATCATCAATAAACTGCCTAAAATTTTAGTAATAGTAATTTTTTCATTTAAGAAAATAGCAGTAGTTATTATTAAAAAAACAACATTCATATTATACAAAGGTGCAATAACAGAAGTATCTTCATTTGCAAGCGCATAAACATATAAAAAGAAAGAGATAGTATATATAGTTCCACTAAAAATAGAATAAGAAATAAAAGTTATATGGTTAAAAAATGGGAAAAAAGCTAAGAAAGAGAAAAAGAAAAATGCCCATGAAGACAAAATTTCATCTTCATGGGACGTTATTTTCTTTCCAGCAATTCTTTCATAGCCTAATAATGTTATTCTGATTATTAACCAAAGGTATACCACTATACCACCTATCATCCAAGAGCATTATCAAGAATCATCATTACTAAAAATCCAGTCATCAAAGAAAATGTTGCAGCTCTTTCATAACCATGTGAATGTGTTTCAGGAATAATTTCATCACTGATTACATATAACATAGCTCCAGCTGATAATGCAAGAAAGAAAGGTAAAGCTGGTCTCATTAAAACAATAAACGCTGCACCAACAATACCTCCTAAAGGTTCTACCCAACCAGTTAAAGCAGAATACCAAAAGGCTTGTTTTTTAGAATATCCAGCTTTTAAAAATGAAACTGCAGTAGCTGTTCCTTCTGGAATATTTTGTATTCCTATAGCAGTTGCAACAACAATACCATTTTTAATCATTTCTGTTGTTCCACCACCAAAACTAACTCCAACTGCCATACCTTCTGGAAAATTATGTAAAGTAATAGCTATAACAAATAACCATACTTTTTTAACAAGAGTCATGTTTGGTCCTTCATGACCTTTCAAAAAATGTTCATGCGGGGCAAATGTATCCATTAATTCTAAAACCACAGCACCCACTATTATTCCAATAACAGTAATTGTTATACCCCCTAAATCAATAGCTGGAACAATCAATGAAAACATTGTAGCTGCAAGCATTATTCCAGCTGCAAATCCTAAAGCCATGTCCAATTGTTTTTCAGATAGCTGTTTTTTTAAAAAGAAAATAGGTAATGCGCCAACAGCGGTTGCACTTCCTGCAATTAAACTGGCTAAAGCGCCATAAGCAAAAATTTGACTTCCAGTTAAATCCACATAAATCCCTCCTTTTTTTATTATTATATCATATTTTATTTGTTCTAATTAAATGAAAGTTTATATTTTTTAAATCAAAAATTAAAAAAACAAATCTTGACAATGTCTAAAATATATGATATCATAATTTTGTAATTATTACAAATATAAAATAAAAATAATGGAGGTGGGAAAATGGAAAATAGAATTCCATTAATAGGAGAAAAATTTCCAGAATTAGAAGTTATTACAACACATGGTAAAATGAAATTACCAGAAGTATTTAAAGGTAAATGGTTTATATTATTTAGTCATCCAGCAGATTTCACACCAGTATGTACAACAGAATTTGTTGGTTTCCAAAAAAGATATGATGAATTTAAAAAATTAAATACTGAATTGATAGGGTTAAGTATTGATCAAGTATTTTCACATATTAGTTGGATTAATTGGATAAAAGAAAAAATGGGAGTAGAAATTCAATATCCTGTTATTGCTGATGACAGAGGAAAGGTTGCAGAAAGATTAGGTTTAATTCATGCATCTTCAACAAATACCGTAAGAGCTGTATTTATAGTTGATCCTAATGGTGTTGTAAGAGCTATTATTTATTATCCACCAGAATTAGGAAGAAATCTAGATGAAATATTAAGAGCAATTAAAGCATTACAAATGGCAGATAAAGCAAAAGCAGCCATGCCAGCAAATTGGCCAAATAATGAATTAATTGGCGATAAGGTTATAGTTCCTCCAGCATCAGATGTAGAATCAGCAAAAGATAGACTAAAGAATTATGAAGGATATGACTGGTGGTTTGTATATAAGAAATTAGATGAATAATATTTTGGCTTCCGAAAGGAAGCCAATTTTTTTAAAATATGGTATAATTATATAAAATAAGTATTATTTATATAAAATATTGTGAATAAGGTGAAAGATGTGAAACGCAAAAAAATAAAAAAAATAGCAAATATTATAATAATACAATTTTTTATAATCCTTTTTGTATTATCTATTATTATAATATTTTTAGTTTATAAAAACGAATTAGAAGAAGAAAAACTCAAAATTGAAAATGAGTTAAGCATTATTTCTATAAAGATAAATGATATTTTATCAAATACAATTAATTTATTAAATATATTAGATGCAAAAGATTATGATTTTAGAAAAGCGTATAATTTTTCTCAAAACATACAATATATATACTATACAAATAATAATGGTGAAATAATTATTTACCCCAAAATAATTATTCCTGAAAATTTTAATCCTAAGGAAAAAGGATGGTATATTGAAGCAATTAAAAATGGAATTGCAATAACATATTCATATGCTGATATTGAGAAGACTATGCCAGTAATAACAATTTCAAAAAAATTAAATGAAGGAGTATTAGCTATAGATTTAAAACCAGAAATAATATTTAATATAATAAAAAATTATGAAAATAGTATAGATTTAAACAATATATATTTGATAAAGGAAAATGGTGAAATAATATTTAATGACTTTAAAGATCAAGAATATAAAAAAAATTTGTATGAGAGAAATGGTTTATTACATATTAACAAAAAAATAATTGAAGATGTATATTTACTATATATTTACGATATTAAAAAACTTAATAATAAGTATTTAAAAAGATCTTTATTGCTATTTATTGTATATATTATATTTTTTTATATAATGTATAATAATACCAAAAAATATATTAATAAAAATTTTATTATTCCAATAGAAAAAATTGAACATGCAATGAAAAATTTTAATTATGAATCAAAAGATGGAATTATATATTTAAATAAAGAATATTATATAGAAGAAATAAATTCAATAATAGATAGCTATAATGTATTAGTAAGTACAGTAATAGCATCAACACTTAATTTTAAACTAACGACAGATGAAATAAAAAAAATGTATAATAAAGTAAATTCTATAAATGATACTTTTGTTAATATAATACATTTGATTACTAAATTAGATGATAAAGCATTGAATTTAGAAGAATATTATAGAATATTATTAAAAAACTTAATTGAGACAGTTCCAGAAGCAGAATCAGGAAGTATTTCTATTATTGATAATAATAAATGGAAATACATAACTGCAATAGGTCATGATATCGATAAATTAAAGAAGGTTGAAATAGATATTGATAAAAGATTTTTTGAAAAATATAATGGTATAAAAATTAATTCATATGAAAATTTATTTGAAGTAAATAAAAAAATTTTAGATGATAATACATATAAAATATTAAAAGATGGAACAACACCTTTTAAAGTAGTATTATCATATGTTAATTACACAGATAGATTCTCTTTATTGGTTTCTATTGAAACAAATAAAGATAGATTTTCTGATAAAAGTATTGAAATATTTAAAGCTTTTAATAATATATCAAAAATATTTTTTGAAAAAAAATTAGAATTGGATAATATTCAAGATATATATTTCAAATTTGCAGAAAAATTGGCATCTGTTGCAGAAGGACATGATGATTTAACGGGAAAACATATATTTAGAGTTGGAGAGATTTCCTCTTATTTGGCTGAAAAGATGGGTTTTAATTCAAAAGATGTAGAAAGAATAAGGAGATTTGCGCCATTACATGATATAGGTAAAATCTATGTTCCATATGAAATTTTAAATAAAAAAGATAAATTAACAGATGAAGAATGGGAAGAAATGAAAATGCATACAATTTATGCAAAAAAACTATTAGATAATGATAATTATTTTGAATTAGCTTTGAACATTGCATTATATCATCATGAAAATTATGATGGTAGCGGTTATCCATATGGGCTAAAGGGAGAAAGAATCCCGATGGAAGCAATGTTAGTAAAAATAGCAGATATATATGATGCTTTAAGATCAAAAAGATCATATAAAGATGCATATAGTCATGAGAAAGTTTTAGAAATAATAATAAATGGTGATGATAGGGTAAAACCGGAACATTTTAATCCAAATTTATTAGAAATATTTAAAAAATACAATAATGAAATAAATGAAATATGGAATAAAATTAATGGAGGTGGAATTAATGAATATTAAAATTGAAGCAATTGATATTAAATTCCCATCAGATTGTAATGTAATTGTTGGTCAATCACATTTTATTAAAACAGTTGAAGATATATATGAAACAATAGTTACAACAGTACCAGGTATGAAATTTGGAATTGCATTTAATGAAGCAAGTGGTCCAAGGTTAATTAGATTTGATGGTAATGATGAAGAATTGATTAATGTTGCAATAGAAAATGCAAAAAATGTTGGCTCTGGACATTTCTTTGTTTTGGTAATTAGAAACGGATATCCAATAAATATATTACCAAGATTAAAACAAGTACAAGAAATAGTAAATATATTTGCAGCAACAGCGAATCCTCTTCAAGTTTTAGTTGCAGAAACAGATTTGGGAAGAGGAGTAATAGGAGTTGTTGACGGACAACCACCATTAGGTGTAGAATCAGAAGAAGATAAAAATAAAAGATATGACTTTTTAAGAAATATAACAGGATATAAAAAATAATAATGGTCGGGGAGACCGGATTCGAACCGGCGACATTCAAATCCCGAATTTGACGCGCTACCATCTGCGCTACTCCCCGTTATACATATTATATCATAGGAGGTAATTATTATGAAAAGAATGCTAGTTTTTACGTGGATAAATACATGGAAAAAATTATTTGGAGACGATAAGATTGAAGAAATATTAAGAAAAAGTGGAGTTAATACTAATGAAAAAGGATCTCCTCTTGATAATTTTGATGAAGTACTACTAGAAAAGATAATTAAAGAAATAGCAGAAAAATTAAATATTACAAGAGCTGAATTAATGAGAAAAACTGGAAGAGAAAATATAAATACATTTTCTAAATGGTATCCATTTTTCTTTAAAAAAGATGGAGCTTTATCTTTTTTAGCAGCAATGGATATGACACATTCATTATTAACTAGAAGATTAAAGGGTTTGTTACCTCCTAGAATAATATATGAACCTATCAATTCTAAAGAAGCATTTTTAACATATAAATCCAAAAGAGAATTTTCAGATTATTTTTTAGGATTAATTGAAGGAGTGTCAGATTATTTCAATGAAAAATTAGATGTAGTGGTTTTAGATAAAGGAAATGAAGATGGTTTTAATTATTTAAAAGTTAGATTAAAATCAGAAAAACCATATGTGAAAATAGAAAAAATGAATTTATTTAATATATTTTCTTTTGGTATATTTAAATCAATGCAAAAAGTTTTTGTGATTTTAATGCCTATTGTAGTATTTTTAATTTCACTTTTATCCTTTACATATATAGAAAATAATATTATAGCGGCATTAATTACTGGTATAGTATTTGCTGCTTTATCGTTTTTAGGTGTTTTAGATTACAAAAAAGGACATGATATAATAATTGATATATTAGATAATTATAAGAAAAAGAATTTTGATTATCCAGTTAAAGTAAAAGGTGCAAAAGAAATTGTTGACATTACAAATGAATTCTACAACTTCACAGATACAATGAGAGAAATATTGATGGGTGTAACTGGTGATATTCAAGAAATTGAGAGCTCTGTAAATGAGGTAAACCAATCAGCCCAGAATTCAATTGATTTAATAGATACAATGAGAGAATTATCTCAACAAGTTGCAGATACTTCTATACAAATTAGTAATGATACAGAAAGCGTATCAGAAGCTATTAATTCAAATGTAGAGGTCTTATCTGAAATAGTAAACAAGGAAAGAGAAATGGTAAAATCATTAAATGAATCAGTAAAAATGATATTATCATCATCTAAAAATGTTGAAAAATCTTCTATTGGAATTTTAGATATGAGTAATAGATTCAATCAATTAGTTAACTCTGCCGAACAATTACAAAAAGAAGCAGATCAAATAAAAGAAATTGTAGAAACAGTAATGAGTATAGCTGAACAAACCAATTTACTTGCCCTAAATGCTGCTATAGAAGCAGCAAGAGCAGGAGAAGCTGGTAAAGGATTTGCTGTTGTTGCTGATGAAATTAGAAAATTAGCAGAAGAATCAAAAAATTCAGCAAATAATATTTCTGATTTTTTAAGTTCGGTTATAGATGGCATTGATAATTTAACTACACAAATTTCAACGGAATTTAAAGAGATGAAAAAACAATCAGATGAACTTAAGAAAAATTCTGAAGATAATAAAAAGGCTAGTGATGAAATTTCTAATATAGCACTTGAAATAAACAACTTAATTGAGAGGTTAGAATTAGAAGAAAAGAATTTAGAAAACACTACTCAAAATATTGAAAGTTTATTAGCGATATCAGAAGAGAGTGCAGCTACTGCACAGGAAATAAGTGCATCTATACAAAGCTTTTTAACTAATACAAAAGAAATTTTAGAAAAGGTAAATAAAATAAGTGGCTTCATAAATATTTTATATGATAATTTTGATGGAATAAATATTTAATTTAAGGGGGATTTTTATATGGGAAATAAATATTTGATTTATCAATTGGCAGCGTATTTAGGAACACCTTCTTTTTATAATTTATTGGGGGATTTAATTAAAGAAGAATCAAAAAGTGAGAAAATAATAATAACTAGAACTGAAGGGAAACAATGGGTAATACTTGATTCTAAAGGATATGTTCCAGAAAAATTAACATTTGATAATTTAGAAGAATTACTATTAAAATTAAATGATGTTAAGGTGTTAAAATTCCCATTCAATACATATTTACTATTTGATGGAGAATTAGAAGATAAAATATTGATTAAATATTTAAGTTTATTATTTGAAAAAGAGGAAGAACTTTTTGAAAAATATAGGTTAGAAAGCGTTGTTGATAGACTATCATACCAATTATCTGGTATTGAAAATATAGTAAAAACATTAGGGAAAAAGATTAAAGAAGAAGATTTTATAGAAACATTGTTAAGTAGCTTATCTGAAATATTTTTCTCAACTGTAGGATTATATTCAATAGAGGATTATAAATTAATTAGAAAATTTGGAAATTTAAGTATCCCAGACGAAATAGAATTTTTTGATATTATGCTCGAAGAATTAAATAAAGGAAAAATATTTAATATCTTTAATTTTACAGAGGAACAAAAAGCATATTATGATGTATTTTACATAAAATATATAGTTCCATATTTTAAAGAAGGAAATTTGAAGTACTTATTGACAGTATCACGAGATACACTTATAGAAAAAGAGGAAAATGAAGTCTTTGAAACTATTATTAAAATATCAAGGTTTTTATATGAAGAAAATTCAATATAATAAAAAGGGCATTTCGCCCTTTTTATTATTATGATCTAGGTTGAACAACAAATTTAATAGCTGTTCTTTCTTCGCTTTCGATTTTTACATCAACAAAAGCTGGAATACATACTAAATCAATTCCGCTTGGAGCAACATAACCTCTAGCAATAGCAACAGCTTTAACAGCTTGGTTTACAGC
Proteins encoded in this region:
- a CDS encoding HD domain-containing phosphohydrolase yields the protein MKRKKIKKIANIIIIQFFIILFVLSIIIIFLVYKNELEEEKLKIENELSIISIKINDILSNTINLLNILDAKDYDFRKAYNFSQNIQYIYYTNNNGEIIIYPKIIIPENFNPKEKGWYIEAIKNGIAITYSYADIEKTMPVITISKKLNEGVLAIDLKPEIIFNIIKNYENSIDLNNIYLIKENGEIIFNDFKDQEYKKNLYERNGLLHINKKIIEDVYLLYIYDIKKLNNKYLKRSLLLFIVYIIFFYIMYNNTKKYINKNFIIPIEKIEHAMKNFNYESKDGIIYLNKEYYIEEINSIIDSYNVLVSTVIASTLNFKLTTDEIKKMYNKVNSINDTFVNIIHLITKLDDKALNLEEYYRILLKNLIETVPEAESGSISIIDNNKWKYITAIGHDIDKLKKVEIDIDKRFFEKYNGIKINSYENLFEVNKKILDDNTYKILKDGTTPFKVVLSYVNYTDRFSLLVSIETNKDRFSDKSIEIFKAFNNISKIFFEKKLELDNIQDIYFKFAEKLASVAEGHDDLTGKHIFRVGEISSYLAEKMGFNSKDVERIRRFAPLHDIGKIYVPYEILNKKDKLTDEEWEEMKMHTIYAKKLLDNDNYFELALNIALYHHENYDGSGYPYGLKGERIPMEAMLVKIADIYDALRSKRSYKDAYSHEKVLEIIINGDDRVKPEHFNPNLLEIFKKYNNEINEIWNKINGGGINEY
- a CDS encoding adenosine-specific kinase — translated: MNIKIEAIDIKFPSDCNVIVGQSHFIKTVEDIYETIVTTVPGMKFGIAFNEASGPRLIRFDGNDEELINVAIENAKNVGSGHFFVLVIRNGYPINILPRLKQVQEIVNIFAATANPLQVLVAETDLGRGVIGVVDGQPPLGVESEEDKNKRYDFLRNITGYKK
- a CDS encoding heme NO-binding domain-containing protein, encoding MKRMLVFTWINTWKKLFGDDKIEEILRKSGVNTNEKGSPLDNFDEVLLEKIIKEIAEKLNITRAELMRKTGRENINTFSKWYPFFFKKDGALSFLAAMDMTHSLLTRRLKGLLPPRIIYEPINSKEAFLTYKSKREFSDYFLGLIEGVSDYFNEKLDVVVLDKGNEDGFNYLKVRLKSEKPYVKIEKMNLFNIFSFGIFKSMQKVFVILMPIVVFLISLLSFTYIENNIIAALITGIVFAALSFLGVLDYKKGHDIIIDILDNYKKKNFDYPVKVKGAKEIVDITNEFYNFTDTMREILMGVTGDIQEIESSVNEVNQSAQNSIDLIDTMRELSQQVADTSIQISNDTESVSEAINSNVEVLSEIVNKEREMVKSLNESVKMILSSSKNVEKSSIGILDMSNRFNQLVNSAEQLQKEADQIKEIVETVMSIAEQTNLLALNAAIEAARAGEAGKGFAVVADEIRKLAEESKNSANNISDFLSSVIDGIDNLTTQISTEFKEMKKQSDELKKNSEDNKKASDEISNIALEINNLIERLELEEKNLENTTQNIESLLAISEESAATAQEISASIQSFLTNTKEILEKVNKISGFINILYDNFDGINI
- a CDS encoding stage V sporulation protein S, with amino-acid sequence MAEVEVLKVAANSKPIAIAGALAAIIREKGKAEIQAIGAGAVNQAVKAVAIARGYVAPSGIDLVCIPAFVDVKIESEERTAIKFVVQPRS